The Rhodohalobacter barkolensis genome includes the window GAAAACGTTGCGTTTCCACTTCGATACTTTACAAATCAATCCGAACAGGAGATTCACGATAACGTGATGCAATCCCTTGAGTATGTAAACCTGGAAAATGCTGCAGATAAAGAGACATCGGAGTTATCCGGTGGAATGAGAAAACGGGTAGGTATTGCCAGGGCTATTGTGCTGAAACCGGAATACATTATGTACGATGAACCTACTTCAGGATTAGATCCAAAAACGGCCGGCGAGATCAATGAATTGATAAACGGCATGGCTAACGCCCTGGATATCACCTCGATAGTAGTTACACACGATATGCACAGTGTTCTTGAAGTAGCTGATAAGGTTGCTTTTCTGGATCAGGAAAAGTTAAGTTGGACGGGTGCTGTTGAAGATATGAAGAACAGTGAACATGAAGAGTTGCTGAGTTTTATTAAAGCCAGTGAATACCAAATTTGAGTAAAGAAAAATTGATTTAGAATGAAAAACGAAGTTAAAATTGGAGTTACGGTATTGCTGGCTATTATTGTAGCCGTTGTGGGATTCCGTTTCATGCGGGATGTACCCATCTTTCGCCAAACACTTGAGGTATCCGCCGTCTTTGAACGAGGTGACGGAATCAATCGCGGTAGTTTGGTAAACCTGAAAGGTGTAAAGGTTGGATCGGTAAGCAGAGTTCAGTTAACCCAGGATAATCAGGTGCGTATTACCATGCAGCTCAATGAAGATCTGAAATTACCTGAAAATTCTGTTGCTAGTCTCACCTCTTTAGGAATTGTAGAGGGTAAGTCTATCGTAATAGAAATGGGAGATTCTGAGAATAATGTAGAATACGGTGGTGAAATTGAAGGCAATTATGTTGAAGGAGTAACGGAAGTATTGAGTAGTAAGGGCGAACAACTTGCAGGGGATGTATCAGAATCTCTATCTGAACTAAACAATTTTTTAAGACAATTAAACGCAACGCTGGATGATGACACCCGAATGACGGTAGATCAAACACTGCGAAATGCAGACTCTGCGATGAAAACGATATCCGAAACACTTACGCAGAATCAACAGGAAATTGATAGTGCAATCTCTGCGGCCAGTAAAACTATGATGCAGCTGGATACATTGACTACAAATAACCGTCCGCGAGTTGACAGCTTAATGGTTTCACTGGAAGAGAATATAAACGAATTAAGTAAAGTACGGGTCCAGTTAGAAGAGGCCTCTACAAGCTTAAACGAGATTCTGGATAAAATTAACCGTGGAGAAGGCACGGTTGGTAAACTCGTGAATGACCCGTCACTGTACGAAAATATGGATCAGCTATCCAAAGAGTTGAGCGAGTTGGTGAAGGGAATTAATGAGGATCCCGGACGTTATCTGAAGCATATGGATATCATTGAATTATTCTGATTTTAATGACTCAATATGATATTACAATCTGAGCATTAAATTGCGGTTCGTAAAGCGTTGTCGTATATTTTCAGGCTCAAAAAAAAATTATTCACGCTTAATTATAATTTGAAGATTCAGAGGTTTTTCTCATGGGTGTAATGGAAAAAATGAGGAACAGTACCGCGTCTATTTTGTGGATACTGATTTTCTCGTTTGGTGTATTATGGGTACTGGCAGATACACAGGTATTTGACGCAATGTCAGTTGGTCCCAGAAATTTAGGAACAGTAAACGGTGAAGAAATTTCGCTTGATGAGTACAATCAGCGGGTGAGTAATTACACCGATCAATTCAGCCAACAATCCGGCCGTACAATGACACCCGAAATGCGGGCTATGTACGAAAATCAAGCCTGGGAAGATTTGGTTGCCGCGCGCCTGATTGAGCAGAAAATTAATGAGCTTGGCATTACTGTTACAGACAGCGAGTTAATGGAGATGGTTACCGGAGATAATCCGGCACCGTTTATCCGCGAGCAATTTCAGCAGGAAGATGGCACCATTGACCAAATTGCCCTTCGTGCCGCAATTGAGTCTCCGGAGAACAGTGAAATCTGGATTATGATTGAGCAGCAGCTGCGGGAAAATCGCCGTCAGCAAAAGTTGAATAATTTCATCTCATCCGGCATGCAGGTAAGTTCGATGGATATTAGAAACGAATTTATTCGCGCGAACTCATTTGCGGATATCGAATATGTTCGATTCCCCTACAGTGAAATTTCAAACGATGAGATTACAGTAACAGAAGATGAGCTGAGAGATTATTATGAAAATAATTCGGCGCGTTTTCAAAGAAACGAAACTTACCAATTCCGTTTTGTAAGCTGGGATAAAACACCAACTGCAGAAGATACGACCAATACTGTTCAGGAGATTGAAGATCTCAGACCGGCATTTGAAGATGCAGTTAACGATTCCCTTTTTGTACTGCGTTATCAGTCAGCAGTACCGTACAGAGGTTCTTTTGTTTCTATTGATGAAATTCGTGACGAGTATCGACCTGTTGTTGATCTTGAAGAAGGCGAAGTTTCTGAAGTGGTGATGATAAACGGGGATCCGTTTGTATTCAAGAAAATTGAACAGCGTGGTGATGAGATTAAATTTGCTGTACTCTCTTACGGTGTAGAAGCCGATCCGATTGGAACGATTGACAGGCTTGCTGAAGAAGCAGAAGAGTTCCAGTTTTATGCCGAATCAGATGGATTTGAAGAGGAAGCAGAACGTCGCGAACTTGAAGTTCAACAGGCAACGGCTACCAAAGATACTCCGTTTATTCCGGGTTTAGGAGCTAGTGAACAGACTTTAAGAATTTTAGAAAATCTTCG containing:
- a CDS encoding peptidylprolyl isomerase: MRNSTASILWILIFSFGVLWVLADTQVFDAMSVGPRNLGTVNGEEISLDEYNQRVSNYTDQFSQQSGRTMTPEMRAMYENQAWEDLVAARLIEQKINELGITVTDSELMEMVTGDNPAPFIREQFQQEDGTIDQIALRAAIESPENSEIWIMIEQQLRENRRQQKLNNFISSGMQVSSMDIRNEFIRANSFADIEYVRFPYSEISNDEITVTEDELRDYYENNSARFQRNETYQFRFVSWDKTPTAEDTTNTVQEIEDLRPAFEDAVNDSLFVLRYQSAVPYRGSFVSIDEIRDEYRPVVDLEEGEVSEVVMINGDPFVFKKIEQRGDEIKFAVLSYGVEADPIGTIDRLAEEAEEFQFYAESDGFEEEAERRELEVQQATATKDTPFIPGLGASEQTLRILENLRENRISDPIELDNVFIVAQMLEKTPEGTRPFEEVRSQVENAVRTQKRKELMASRVSERLQGNSDLESLASASDREVQSASDIRMNGSNISGAGRELRVIGAIFDMEVGETSNAIQGENAVFVVRVTNFDKADPSEMTSADESEIRNRLEQQKFTSFNEVFIERLREGADIKDNRSQILR
- a CDS encoding MlaD family protein, whose amino-acid sequence is MKNEVKIGVTVLLAIIVAVVGFRFMRDVPIFRQTLEVSAVFERGDGINRGSLVNLKGVKVGSVSRVQLTQDNQVRITMQLNEDLKLPENSVASLTSLGIVEGKSIVIEMGDSENNVEYGGEIEGNYVEGVTEVLSSKGEQLAGDVSESLSELNNFLRQLNATLDDDTRMTVDQTLRNADSAMKTISETLTQNQQEIDSAISAASKTMMQLDTLTTNNRPRVDSLMVSLEENINELSKVRVQLEEASTSLNEILDKINRGEGTVGKLVNDPSLYENMDQLSKELSELVKGINEDPGRYLKHMDIIELF
- a CDS encoding ABC transporter ATP-binding protein, with protein sequence MIEIQNLKKSFGGVLVWEDVSFKIEDGETVAIIGRSGCGKSVLLKHINALLVPDTGKILIDGSNIFELDYVDQRIMRQKFGVLFQGSALFDSINTFENVAFPLRYFTNQSEQEIHDNVMQSLEYVNLENAADKETSELSGGMRKRVGIARAIVLKPEYIMYDEPTSGLDPKTAGEINELINGMANALDITSIVVTHDMHSVLEVADKVAFLDQEKLSWTGAVEDMKNSEHEELLSFIKASEYQI